The genomic segment ttctctttcctttcctCATGTAAGCAATACTTCTTCATTTCAGCTAAGCATGATTTCTTCATACTTACCAACAACAGTCCTGCTTAGGAATCGCATATATGCAAATGTAAAAACATATTATAGGTTTGTTTTTAGCAAATTTTTTGGTATCCTTGGACATATATGATAATATCTTCATTGGTTTTTTTGGTTTCCCTCCTGTTTTGTAAGAATTGCTTGATTCATGGATAACCAACTTATCTCCTTATATTCCTTTTCAAACTTACCAGAAACAAAATAAGGATTGTTGCATCCGGTGCCATCCCTCCTCTTGTGGAGCTCCTGAAGTTCCAAAATGGCAATTTGAAAGAACTAGCAACTGCTGCTATTTTAACGTTGTCAGCTGCTGCAACCAACAAACCGACAATAGCTGCATCTGGAGTTGTACCTCTTCTGGTGCAGATCCTGAGTTCAGGCACTGTTCAAGGAAGGGTTGATTCCGTCACAGCCCTCCACAATATCTCCACAAGCATAGAAGATCCCAAGTTAGTTCTTGATGCTAGAGCGGTTTTCCCGCTAATGAATCTCCTCAAAGACTGCAAGAAATATTCCAAGTTTGCCGAGAAAACCACAGCCCTATTGGAAATCCTATCTAATTCTGAAGAGGGAAGAGATGCAATAACAAATGCAGATGGCGGAATACTCACTCTGGTGGAGACTGTTGAAGACGGGTCCCTTATCAGCACGGAACACGCTGTTAGGGTTTTGCTGTCATTGTGTCAAAGCAGCCGAGACAAATACAGGGAACTCATTCTCAAAGAAGGCGCTATTCCAGGCCTTTTACGGTTAACTGCAGAGGGCACACCTCAAGCTCAGGATAGAGCTAGAACGCTTTTGGACTTGCTTCGGGACACTTCTCCTGAAAGCAGATTCTCATCATCCACGTTGGAGAGAATAGTGTACGACTTTGCTGCACAAGTTGATGGAACGGATAAAGCTGCTGAAACAGCCAAGAGATTGTTGCAAGACATGGTTCACAGAAGTATGGAGCTAAGCATGAGTAGTTCACAGTTAAGGGCTTCATCTTGTGGGTCTTCAAAGATGCAGTCTTTATGAATAATTAGGTAGTTTCAGGTTTTCAGATAGACCGGTATATAGCCAAGAAAATGAAGCTATGTAAATGGAGTATATTAGCTCTTCTTCCTCTGCCCGATTTTATGTGGAAAGACGTGGAGTTGCAAAGACCATATATAACTGGAAACTGGTAGCTAGTAGATAGTATATGCTGGTGGTAACACCAGTGGAAGGATAAGGTGATTTTCTTGACCTTAATGAGCATTGTACATTTCTAATTTAATCACTCATTTGTAAAGTTTGAAAGTACTTGCAAATTGCTGCCTTTTCTGCTTCATTTTGCTTCTGTTATATCTACCTTGTCTTTGAATTTCAGATATCAACATTTGATGTATTCCTCGAACATAGAATTTGCTACCTCATAATCTAGCTAAATtctccttttcccttttatatTGAGTTTCTTTGGATTCTGCTTTCCCTAGTTGGTTGTAAATGATGCGGTGGTGTCTTAGGAACATTGGAAACACATTATGAAGTAATACAATGAAGCtgtttattgaaaaaataattgttaGGTAAGattgattttttattattttaaaaaagaggAGTTTTTTTTAGAAAGGATTCATTCATTATACAGAAGAAAACTCACTGAATAAGGTCTCTGTCGTTTGGCCATATACAGCTTCTTCCTATAATCTTGACTTCTTTGCTTTCTTACTCCATTTTCTAGCGATGACGAATTTGTGAAACCATAGTCAAAACTTCTTGAAGAACAACGAATAATTCTATTGAAGATAATTTTGCTGTTTAcctatttaaaaaaagaagacgAGGGAAAAAGGAGATTAGTTTAGTTTGGAAGGTAAATATGTCTAGAGCAATTTTCTCTGAGTCCAAAACTACTTCATATTTCGCTTTGTTCCTTGAGCTGCCTCTATTTTTAGGTAAATACTTAGCCACTAGGTGTTTACGTCGAATCATGTAAATTTATTATAAATAAGCGATTTAATGGAATAACAATGCATGTTGATTAGTCATGATTAAGTTTTTGGCTGAACGAGACACCTGTGGTTGATAACAACTTTTAAGGTAGACATCTCAACTAAacattgttccatttagacacacAGTAGGGTGCCGGAAACACTCATCATTTAAACACCCCATTTGACTTGCGAGTTGTGTGATTTTTCACCCAAAACAAGCACGTGGAAGGctaaaaaacatattttttttttatttttttactctttttatttcctcattcttcttcttcttctttacttCTTTACTAGTGTATTTGCCCACGCTTCGCGCGATCGTGAAATCTTtgcttaaaaaaatataaatgaataTTGATGTCattttttaacaaattaatTTGATCTTCTTAatcaaaactatttttcaacGATTCTATCTTCTTTTGGTAATTCTTTTAACACCTTATATAGAATTCTTTGAAAAAGGAACTGTGAAAACATTCCAGCTCTAGTTTCTTTGAAAAAGGAACTGTGAAAACATTCCTATATTCCAGTATATAGGAATTTGAATAAGAAtataaaagttggaaaaaatagcAAAGAGAAGTATTAATAATGCATAAATCTAGTTAATGTAAACCTAAGATGTCGTTTGCTTTTTTCCTTCCAGCTCTTAGTTTAACATTGTTCATGCctctcaaataaaaaaattaaaactaagaaggaaaggaatatatatatatatatatatatatatatatatatatatatatatatatatgaaacaaaTGATACACCATAATCATTACTCAGTTCGTTCTCGAAACATTTAGACAATGGAAGGAGAAGAAGGACGTGATTGGTGCTAACAAAATGATTCCACTTACGCACAACAAAATTAGACATGTAATCTTGACTgaaagcaaattaaaaaagaatcaagggaaaaaaaaactcCATAAAGATGGAAATAAAGCATACACCAAAGAAAGCCTCCATATTCGGATTTCCGATGTAATTTTCACTTGCTAACTCTTTACAAATACACCATCATTACCACACCTTTGCAACTAGCACATTGGAACCAACCACAAAAGTGCattagagaaaataaataaattaacggGCACACGTCAAATCTTTATGAATAACTATGGCCTAATAAATTCCAAATTCTGTTCAGTCAAATTAACAAATTGGAATCTGTTACTTTTCTCTATATTTCGAGTGATTTCCACTTGCATCATAACTGCGATAACAGTTTGAGTCTAGACGAGTAACTTGCTTGAATCTCTAGTAGTGCACCAATTAATACAGATTAATAACAATAATTATAGGAAGAGTAAGAGAACTCGAATTTGCAGACTTTTCGTGGAACCTCTCTTggacaagaaaaaatatttatctttaATTGCTTCTTGtaagtgtatttttttgtttcatataaTGTcttaccttcattttcacaagTGACAGAATAGTAATGtcaattttctcaaatcaactcttataattaaaaatcaaatataaatccttctcctttttaaaaaatttcagcTCTTCCCCTAAATAATAACGGAGCATGGCAAACGATGCACATTGACAATTTGCCATATGAAGATATAAAATGACATATTAATAAACTGAGAATAGCACATCACCAAGTTTATATTACAGCTTGAAAACATATTCTTTTTTCACCACCTGCACATTTGGTATTTTTTTCACAAGTCATATtctcaacaaaaaataaaaataaaaaaatacgctGCTGCTTCAGTTTTTTcgctctttctcttttttttttttcaaagttattTTGTTTTCACGATAACTGTCCAACTGAACGACATAGGTTCACAAACTTGATTAGTGAAAAATGAAGGGAATTTTAGCTATTTCAATTCCTGGAAGAGCAGAGACCGTCTTCAAGGACTTATGCTTGTCTATGACATTTAGCAACTCCTAGTTCCATGTACGAAGAAGTAACGTTTTTCCCAGTTTCTGCTAAACTCCTATATGAGAACCCAAAATCTTCTATTACAATTGACATCTTATAAGAAAAAGtcagaataaaaaaaaattagacagAGAAAAATAATTGACACATACAAACAGGTAAGCGCGGGGTGGGGTGCGAATGACACCACACTATTTATTATGCAGATTGAGAAGAGGTCAATCTTTTATTTTACCTTTGATTTTACTACTTGACTTCTTATACATCATGgtaatcttttcttttccttcaattttaaCAGAGTACGGTGAAAAATGAAGCCCAAAAACAATCAATTCTTTGCGAAATAAAAGGTAAAAAACAATATGAACAATCACGGAAACATGAAACAAGAAGTAAACATAAGGGAACAACTATACTAAAGAAAAAGATAGATTCACCTATTGGGAGAAACAACAGGAACAGAGATAAATTATCTCTGGcgagtgaaaataaaatatactccAAAACAGAAGGTGAAGAAGAGGAGAAGAGGAAGGCATTGAAGGAGTTTTACCTGGAAGAGAAAGATAAGTATGGTAACTAAGAGAGCGACTGTTACAGAAGGAATTTTAGGAGAAGAagaggttatatatatatatacctgtTCAACATAACTGATGATACTTTCGTCCAGTAAATTGGGTCCATGTCAGTAACATGAATAAAAGAAttgaaacaacaacaatcaataaaaaaACATTGCGTAAGATGTGCTTAAACAAAAATGTTCAATGAATTGAGCTTATAGCCCACAAGTGACCAACCATCACAGCAAAATAAATGTGTAAGCTTTTTGATCAAAACAGGTTGAGATTTGTGAGAATTTGAATTGTTTCCAAAAGAAATTCATATTGTCTTCCACTATCAATCTAAACAATATCACAACATACGAAGAGACTAGGACTAATCAAAATGAAGAATTGCATAATTGCCCTTACCGTTATCAAAAAAGAATTGTAATTGACAACACcgttatccaaaaaaaaaaaaaaaaaaaaaaaaaaaaaaaaacaataataataattgacCGCAATCTACCTCGAGACAGAAATAAATTGACTgaataaataaaattcaaagACTCTAGCAAAAGGTGGCTTACCATAATGTCGGTGGCCTTTGAACTTTCAGAATGACATTGTCGATCATAGTACTGCAACAGAAGGGACAAAGACTAATCGCAAAAGCagtgtttgaaaaaaaaagggaattttcaGCTAGGTATGATTCATACTTTCACTTTACTCCATTTTGTTGTCTGTGCCTTTGGTAGAACAAATGAAGGAGTGGAAGGGCAtagaacttgcctttgaaaactgCTCGACTTATTTTTGGAAAAGTCCAACTGAATGTCAAACTAAAATTAATCTCAGAGAGATTTGATATAGAAGATTGTTGGAAGGGTCGGTTAAAGAATAATTGAATCACAGAAAATAGTAAACAAAAAAtgcaaatttaattgttactaCTACTAATATAATCAACTAGAAAATTGATGCTATAGAATATAAAGAGCACGAAACACCAACCAAGCATGAAAGAGAACCTGAAAATATCAAAAAGAGAATCGTAAGAAAACCTAAAATTCTGTAAAGAGAAAAGGGGATTTACCTTAGGCGATGGTGAGATAGAGGACGAAGAGAGAAGGAAGAAGAGGCTGACAATTgtaattgaagaagaagagacgACGAAACGGTGTACTAAACAAATAAGGCTacga from the Lycium ferocissimum isolate CSIRO_LF1 chromosome 11, AGI_CSIRO_Lferr_CH_V1, whole genome shotgun sequence genome contains:
- the LOC132036309 gene encoding U-box domain-containing protein 4 translates to MIKEEALIEEKEEKCNLEDEPKNRKCKNVIEEIAEKLKNEVCEEGKIEAAKDIRKLVRKSSSSGKTRVRFAAAGVIPPLVDMLRGCSYSLLAREAALLALLNLASRNERNKIRIVASGAIPPLVELLKFQNGNLKELATAAILTLSAAATNKPTIAASGVVPLLVQILSSGTVQGRVDSVTALHNISTSIEDPKLVLDARAVFPLMNLLKDCKKYSKFAEKTTALLEILSNSEEGRDAITNADGGILTLVETVEDGSLISTEHAVRVLLSLCQSSRDKYRELILKEGAIPGLLRLTAEGTPQAQDRARTLLDLLRDTSPESRFSSSTLERIVYDFAAQVDGTDKAAETAKRLLQDMVHRSMELSMSSSQLRASSCGSSKMQSL